Part of the Antechinus flavipes isolate AdamAnt ecotype Samford, QLD, Australia chromosome 2, AdamAnt_v2, whole genome shotgun sequence genome is shown below.
attatatgttacatTACATGTCGTGCTGATTATATCATTAATTCAAAGTTTCCTATCTGCTATGGTTTCTCTACAGTTAGCAGAGTTCCCAAAGGGCTCTGGGAGTCCATCTAAATGGGTCCCAGTAGAAGGGATAGCTTAGTTCCTTACTTAAACATTGCCTACAAGGATCTGCCTCTCTTTTCAGGCTCATAGGGATAGTTCAGGCATTTCAGGTGAGTCCCCATTTCTCCTCTATTTGATCTCTGCAGGGCCTGAGGAACAAACTGTCTTGCTGGTTGCTGTTCCCAATTTCAGCACCACCCAGACTGCCTGCCTGGTGAACCTTCGGAACCTAGCTTGTCAGCCCATCAGCTTCTCTGGCTTCAGTGCTGAGGATGACGATGATCTAGGAGAAGGCCTGGATATGGGATCCTGAGTTGGGAAGGTGGCAACTACATTCCCAGATGAACTGTGGCTATGATGTCATTTACCTAAACTACATGGAGAGAGAAGTCTTGCCAGGGGACTCTTGTAAAGGTAGAGCTTGGAGCTAAAAGGTCACTAGGCTTCTTTCATGCCAGTGAACTGAGTGTGTGTCAGGATGTTGGCAGCTTAAAACTGTAAATAAAACTTGGAGGATTTGCTTTCTATTATGTACTTTTTGTCTTAAGCTCCTGAGGGCATTTTCAGGAATGGATTTTTCAGATCTCCCTTTGGCCAAGGCACCTTCTCCAAAGGGAATAAACGAGTCTTTGGGGGCAGAGATTGTAATTGAAGAGGTTTAAAGATTTTTCTCCATGGGCCTGCCAATAATATTCCCAATTCCTTCTCTGGGCCAGGAACAAAGATAAGGAGAGGTTTGTCATCAGAGCTTATTTTATTGGAATAGCAGGATGGTAAAGGGGACAGGGAGGTAGCTCCATTCTACTGCCTCTGCTTGCTCTGATCCCATCTCTCCTCACCCCAGGAGTCCATATTCTACAGCTAAGACTGGAATGGAGGCCAGATTACCGCCAGGGCAACTGGCAGACCTGTGGCCCCCTTACCCATCATCTCTGGTGCTTGGTAGATTCACATTCTTTTCAGCCTAAAAATGGGGAGAGCCAGCACCCTGGAGAAAGGCTGCTAGGAGAAAATCTGGGTGACTCCCAGCAGGGTGTGGACAGGGGCTCTGCCTTCTGCTCTCTGGAGGCTGCTGAGCTGGCTGTGGCAGCCGGCTCTGGGTCAGTGGGTGTGCTGCAGTGGGTAGGGGCAGTGGTAGAAGCCAGGCCCTCAGAAGTCCCCAAAGTTCACAGTGTAGGTCTCGGCTGTGGTGAAGGGGAAGGCTGTGCCCGTGGCCAGCTCTTCTTCCTCTGGCTCCAGCTCTGGTTCTAACTCTGTGGCCAGTTCAGTCACCACCTCTGTGTaggtctcagtctctgtctctatctcccagGTAGGGGCAGTGGGAGGTCGGAGGCTCCAGGGCTCCAGGGTGGTGCTCTGGGCCATGGGGTAGGCAGATGACCAGCTGGCCGTGGGGCTGGGTGAGGGACTGGCTGTGGCGTTGAGGCGGCGGAGGCGCATCTGCTCGCGCATCTTGATGCGGTGCAGCATTCGACGGCGCTGCAGGAAGCGCTCCCGGGGGGTCATGGGTCGAGAAGGATCGATGTGGGGAATAGGCCTGTTGCCATTCATTGCTAAGATCTCCCTGATGCGCTTCCAGTTGGAACGGGCCAGAATGAAGTTGCACTGAGTGGCGCCGATGTCATAGTCCACGTTGCAGGTCTTGGCGCTGGGAGTGTAGTCTTCCGCCCGGGCCGTCACTCGGTATTCGCCTGGGTTAAGGATGCGCCAGTAATCGCCGCCAGCAGCTACAGAGAGGGACACAGAAATGAGTGAGCAAAGTCGTGGCGTTCTACCTCCCCTGGGCAGGGAGGCCCCAGAATCGGAGCCCCTTCTGGCTACAGTATCGAGAGAATCGGTAACTTCACTGGACCAGGTTTATGGGTTAGTGAGGTCCTCCCATCCCTGTTTGGGTAGAATTGAAAAAGAACACCTCAGATCTGGAGAGTGCAGAAGTGGTCACTTTCTCCTTGTTGGTGAGGACTCGGAGATGGGTAAGAGCTCTCTCTGAGAAAGTCAGCCAGGAGGGGGTAGGCCACAGGGACAGGCAGAAAGGGCATCCCAGGCTCCACATACCTGTTTTGACACCATGGTTAATGCCGCTCACGGAGATGGTGGCATTGGCAATGGGGATGCCCTGTTCATCTGTCACGACCCCTTTAATGCCTCGGTGCACCTGTGGGAAGGAGGCAGCCTTAGGCTCGACCCTGAAATTGCTGTGACTTCCCGGGGTCCACCATTCCTTTTGCTTAAGCCTCAGGGCCTGTGCACTGCCTTGATGACCCAGTTCTCCAGAGCCCAGAACCTCCCACCCAGAGCTTTCTCCCAGGACTTCTCCCCATCGTGTGTTCTCCTCCACTCCCCACTCTTCTCCTTGGGAGGCCCACTCCTCTATCCCACCTGCTCCATGAAGGTGAGCAGCGCTTCCTTGTTGTTCTCCCATTCTCGGGGCAGCTCACTCTGATGTGGGAACTTGTCACATCCCAAATAGATAGCAAGTTCCAGACAGTTGGTGTGTAAGTAACTAAAATCATTCATACCTGGGGGTTGGGAGACAAAGAGACTGGTGACTTCCCAGTGGCCCTGTTTCAGGTCACAGCCTGAGTTCTGGCTCCGGCACCCCCTGCCCGCCCACTACTGATGCTACTTGTGTGCACGGACTTCTAGTCATGTCAGGCGGAGGTGGCCAGTGAACTGTGCACCCCTGACAAGAAATGATTTTTTCACATTGGCCTTGGAGTCAAGGACAGCAGCTACTTTGTCGTAGCGAGTCCAGGAACTTTGATGTGAATTGGGTACTCCTGGAAGACCCTGCCCCATCTAGAATGGCTTTGGAAAAGTAGATCCCTTTGGAGAGACATAGGATTGTTGGGGAAAAGAATAGCCCTCTAACTCACCtccaaaaataggaaaaaagccTAGAGAGGAATTCCTAATGTAGCCATAGAACTTGCCTGTCCTATGTAGTTTAAAGCTGGCTTTGAGACAGTGACAAAGTTGTAAAGAAAATGTAGGGGTAACGTCCTCATACCCAGCACCTCTTAGCTCTCTGTCACTGAGATTTACCCAAACATTTAATGTGAAATGTTCTAGAGGACCAAAATGGGCCTCATCCCATCACGTGCTGACTCAGCCCCAGGAGCTATCTAGTTGTAGGATGTTGAGCTTAGAATGGTGGATGGAGGCCACAGGAtagttcctttctttctcaacCATGTCCTGCTCCCTTTTCCTCCTACAGATTCCTCACTCACTTCCTGCTCTTGGATTCCACTTGGCACCATTGACAATGCCCACGCCATTTGTGTAGTCCTGTGCTTGGCAGCCTCCACGGTAGTTTTCGGTCATGGTGAGGTGGGCTGAGGAATAGGCAATGGCAAGCCAGCGGAAGATGGCATGGTCTGGTGTCTCCTGAATGTCGGACGCttcgtcctcctcctccccacGGGCGGCTGCCATAGCTGCTGCCCTCAGCTGCTCCTGACTGGGGGTCCGAGCTTTGTCATAGGGGTAGGACACCAGCCGTTCACCCCCATTCAGGTTAGCGCCCAAGACAAAGGGGTTTTTCTCCATCCAAGCGATGATGGCACGGACCTCTACGGCTATCTGTGGGGGAGGGGGCAAGGGAAAACAGTGCTTGAGTGGTACAGAAACGGTCCACAGGAGAGCTCGCCACTAGCCAGTGTAACCTAGTGGGGCGTGGAAACACTCCCCTTTTGATGTCTGACTTGTTCCCTTTGGTCCCCACAAAAACTAAAGGGGGCAGTCTCTCAGTAACCCCACTGACAAACGGGACCAGAAACTTTGCACCAGGGAACCTCAGATGAAGATGAGGGAAGAACTGCTTGCCGCCGCATCCCTGGCTCTGTTCTGCTCTGAAGGAGGTCCTGAGAACTACCCTGTGAGGCTCACCGTGGCATCAGCTCCAAGGTAGCGGTCTGGGATGGGCAAATTGTTGTTGGGCACCCGATGGGGGACCCATTTCCTCTCCTCAGCACCCCACAGCACTGTGTTTATGTCCGGAAAGTTCTCGGAAATGTCAAAGCCCTCCTCAGTCCACAGTCCCAATGCCCAGTTTCCAAATTCAGAGCCCTGAAAGGAACCATCCTTGGTCAATGATTATAATCTTTGCATTTCTGTTCCCCTGTCCTTCTGTCCCTTATCTTAACTCTTGCaacagatttttctctttccccttctctcctcccctctgtctctctctctcacacacatacccCTACCTACCCCACCTCCCTAAATTGCTTAACCCTTGATCCCCCCGAACTTTACTCACCATCTGGGCAGCAATCTCATAACCATCAGGGTTGAGCGAGGGCACCAGGTGGATCCTAGTGTCATGCACAAGACTTCGTATCCGGGGGTTTCCATCCTTGTATTCCCGGCACATATACTGCATTAGCAATAGCAGTAACTCCCGGCCTAGGACCTCATTGCCATGGATACCTGCCGTATAGCGAAATTCAGGCTCCCCTGTGATAGACATGAAGAGGGGGAGATGGTCAGCAGAAGCACCAGTTTGCCCAAAGGGCTTGAAAGGCAGTATGGCATAACAaaatagcaaatgaaaaaaagtgaaattaaaaagtccaaaaacccgagttcaaatcctggggTCTATCACTCAtttgtatgatcttgagcaagtcatagactctctgaatctgtttcttcatctaaaaaataggaatgataatttCTGCCCTGCCTTCCTGATAGGCTCATGGTAAGGATCCAGCCAAAAGTGTGGAAGAATGCTTTTTAAATCATCAGGTATTTTATAAAGGTAGGGTATTGTTTTAAGAGGAAGTAGGATGTAAGGAAAAATATCCTGGATAAGTCGTTTTTCTACCCAGAGAGGGAGAGGGCTTGGGAATAGTATTCCACATGTTATATCAGAGGGGTTCATGGCATCATTTATTTTAGCTTAACTTGGACATGTTAGAAGAGAGGGTTTCCCTTATTGGAGtgatttatggtatatgaaaaaaaaaaatgagtgaagctgttggtaaaagaaaaaacacgtagttcagaaaataaaaaaggggaaaggatccacatgtggaaaactgtttgcagcagctctttctgtggtagcaaagaattggaaaatgagtagatgcccatcaattcaggaatggctgaataaaatatggtatataaaagtaatggaatattattgttctataaaaaatgatgaacaagctgattctAGAAAggcctgtaaagatttacatgaactgatgctgagcaaaacaagcagaaccagtacACAATAAGAATGTGctataatcaactatgaaagacttggttgttctcagtggtttagtgatccaaagcagtcccactagattttggacagaaaatgccatctgcattcagaaaaagaactctggagattgaatgtaaagcaacacattccatgttcacttcttttttctttttttttccctctcccatgattttcccttttgctctgatttttctctctcataataaagcaatgtgtattataaataaacaaacaaacaaataaataagaaacctTGGTGTCAGAGGCCCCTTGGTTCTGTTATTTGCTAACTATATGACACTTCCCCTGAGCCCATTTCCTCATATCTAAAATCAATATAATAGCTGTaccacctacttcacaggattgtggtGAAGAAAGGACTTTGCAAATCACAAAAGTTATGcatgtgtatagatacatatgcacatataatatatgcacatgtatacatagacATGTATAAATAAGAATACAAGATGTCTctaaagtcttagtgcagtttggAGAAACTTAtctagagagaaaagacagagagagagagggagaaggaatatACAAATgagccaagaagatctgaattcaaatcattcaTCTGACTAGACAAATCCCCCAGGTTGGGCAAAGGGGGTTTGTTAAGGCCAAAATTTGTAGGGAAAAGGTTGGTGGATATTCCCAGAGGAAGTTAATGCATTAGTATTTCTGTAAACCAGTGAAATTACAGATCTggattaaaaacaatatatgtggGAAGCTAAATGGTTAgagtcagaagaatctgagttcaaatctagcctagacacactagctgtgtgaccttgggcaagttatttaattccaattgctttGAAGAAAggggatgggagtgggggtgggttGGAGAGAGTTATgtttaataaaagatttggataACAGGATATATGGCATTCTTCTCAAAGAGAGCTTAGGTTTATTTTGCTAGGTTTCCAAAAGGGAGAACTCGGAACAGTGGGCTCTGGCCCCATATCAGGACACATTTCCTAACAATTTCCTAACAATTGCAGGTATCTACAAGAGAAGCAATGAGTCATCCATGGGGGGCTAAAGGAGCACCTGTTAGAAATACACAGGTGGTCCTTAGATACAGATTGGACTCGGTGGCTTCAGAGGAGCTTTCCCGTTCTAAGACATTCTGACTTTAGGATGGGCATATGAACTGCATTTACTGCTAGAAAATGAGATCTCTCCAGAGGACTGGCAGAACCAGCATCTGTCCCTTGCCAGTGTTGCCTCCAGAGGGCAATGTGGACTCATGGTCTGATTCAGTGGATGCTGAGGGTTTCTTCCCAGGGATAGATGGAAGGCTCCGGTCCCCACCCAGCCCTGTGCTCACCCAGCTCGTGTTCCCCAGGGTTGTCAGATATCTCCATGGCATAGATCTTTAGTCCCTTGGAGCTCTTGCCTAGGCTGTAGGTGCGTGTGATGGTGGGGCATTCCTCATTCACTACCTTCATTAACTgagcaggaaagaaagaacaagaatcaCACCACTGCCATACCTCTGCCTACCCAATGTAACCAGGTTTagccctctctctccctttccagcATATGGAGGACACTCCCAGTGCCACCTCCCTAAGGCAACAAAAAAGGTAGATGATGGTCAGGGATTACCACTAAGAAGTACCCTTTCAGATGAGTTCACCTGTCCTGAACTGTGGTCCCCATTATTCAGGGCTTAGGAGACACACCAAACAGTGATATCCATGTTACATGCCCCCTAAAATAGTTTCTTGCATCCCAGATTGAACCAGAATTTCCTAGAGCAACCCCCAAGGAAAGAAGGGGGCAAAGGGCATATGTCCATGCCCACAAGGCTAACCTGAAGAACCCTTAGGACATCAGTGTCCTTGGCAGTATCTCTCCCTGATTCCCATCAAAGCTTCCCCAATCCAAGGCTTGGGAGGGAAACATCAGTGCTTCCCCAACCACATGTTAGACCCCTGAATCTGAGTCTAATTTAATACGTTAGGCCCCTGAGCAGCTGGTAATCGGGATCTCCCAGAGCTCAGGGCTATTTGCACCAGAGAAGGGTTGGAAAGCGGACATCATGGCACGGATACAAAACAGGGTCAGGATACAAAATCTGGGGCCCAAAAAGCTttggagatgggaggaaggatGCTCATATGGGGACAGCCAGGATATGGGAAGGTAAAACATCCCCACCTGCCTCATGTCCTTGTAACTGTGGTGGCGGAAATCCAAGTTGTCTGTGGTCGTGACCTCATTGTGAGTGTAGTAACTGTGGATGGCTGCAGAGAGAAAAAGGTCTTGGTTGAAGACTATCCCTGAATCCCCTCCACTTCTCAGTTTAAATCCCTCCTCTGACATGAGCTATGTGACTTGACTGTAGACATGTCATTTAGCCACTTACCTAcctcctttatctataaaatccCCATAACAGTAACTCCTATGCCTACAAGCAGAACCCAAATGAAAATGTATGTACCTCACTTTGCAAACTAACGGTTATCTTATTGTGGGTATTTGAGCCATAGAATATTTAGGGTTGGAAGTCATCTAAATTAGTTTCTTTTGAAAACCTCAATGCCTACTACTCAACAGGAATCTGCTGGCCTGAAGATTAATGGAGTTCTGCTGCCCCGAGACCATGCTCACCAGTCAGAGGACAGCCCAGTACCTCCAGCCTCATACAGAGGCTGCCATTCCAGGTGAGTGGGTAGATGCGGATGAAACGGGCCACAACAGGCTCTGGGAATTCACTCAGCACAGGAGTGTCCTTGTCCACATTCCCATGAAAGGTCTGGGGAGAGAGCCGGCTCTTAGTGATGCTCCTTCCCAATAACCAGCCCTGGCTCTCCCACCACCACGTGACAGCCCAGCTATAAGGAGGGGGAGATGGGATTAGGGGACATGGGGACCCCAGGTACTTGGTTTGAGAAGGTGGCatgggggcagggagaggaaaaatctCAGAACACAGAAACACCCACCATCTCCTCATAGCCATTGGTGTACATCACCCAGTTCTGGCTGTCATTGCTGAAACCCACGAAGAAGGTGGTGACAAAATCGTCGCTGTGTAAATAGCAGACAGATTTGCAGTTAGAAGCTGTCCACCCTTTTTGGGTCTCCAAAGGACTTGATTTCCCCTAAGCCCAACCTGAGCCTTCCATTCTCTCTGGTTCCTTACAGCAGAAGAAAATGTGTGGCTAACAAGTTCCACTGAGAGGTGATTCTCCTTTAACCTTTACAGGCTTCCCTGGGTCCCCTTTGTGGCTTAAGCCAAGCCTAGATTCAAAAACTGGCAAGTGGTGTAGTGGGAAGAGTACCTgtagaatcagaggacctgagttctaattctggATCTTCcatgctgtgtgatcttgggtaagacATTTGATTTTTCAacatctgtttcttcatttgcacAGAGAGGCTCAGATGAGTCAATCTCCAAGACCCCTTTTCAGTTATAAGTCTATAGAAACTCTTTAGAGTCTAATTGGTCTACTAACTTCTTGACTGACTTATCTTCTGCCTccaagctttttaaactgtgaccCCATGCAGGACCTTGTGACAGAATGTGGAGTATGAAATTATGAtctgttatcagtaaatgtttgatttgtatacttagtatacctatatacttagagtcacataaaaatttcttggatgaaaaggggtgataagtggaaaaagtttaagaagccctgctctaccTTACCCAGTGCTCTCCATTCTATCCTATGGTAGAGGAAGAAATAATACCCCTTCCCACTTCTGCCCTGTGGCTACATCTTAAAGAAGGCACTTCAGTCCTTTATAGATACTCAGTCTCAGGATCAGG
Proteins encoded:
- the AEBP1 gene encoding adipocyte enhancer-binding protein 1 isoform X1, translating into MARPSPRGTPFLPLLCCLLGLLTLCPGGKPQSVLTDDEIEEFLQGFLQELDPQRKEEGEGEEKEVEQGFPETTLSPKKGKAGGKKPADTKVEGKEVPPEKAKDKGKKGKKDKGPKPTKRPLENAPKPTKKGKEKPPKATKKPKEKRPKATKKPKEKRPKTTKKTPIEKTPPILLPLEDLERPVAPPPVLELYPDKEIERGGAIFPAWEDEEGMHTDLERREFQPEEEETEPPTLDYNDQIEREDYEDFEYVRRQKKPKPPPSRKKTERPRPEPPKEDLKPELPEERPDSFKPPPPLPIPDYGDGYVIPDYDDMDYYLRPPRPRKPDNELETDEEKERLKKPKKEGGGHKEEEPDEKWTEEKGKDRKGKPKKPWETEEEWSPVEREKCPPIGMESHRIEDNQIRASSMLRHGLGAQRGRLNIQAGANEDDYYDGAWCAEDDTQVQWLEVDTRRNTKFTGVITQGRDSTIHDDFVTTFFVGFSNDSQNWVMYTNGYEEMTFHGNVDKDTPVLSEFPEPVVARFIRIYPLTWNGSLCMRLEVLGCPLTAIHSYYTHNEVTTTDNLDFRHHSYKDMRQLMKVVNEECPTITRTYSLGKSSKGLKIYAMEISDNPGEHELGEPEFRYTAGIHGNEVLGRELLLLLMQYMCREYKDGNPRIRSLVHDTRIHLVPSLNPDGYEIAAQMGSEFGNWALGLWTEEGFDISENFPDINTVLWGAEERKWVPHRVPNNNLPIPDRYLGADATIAVEVRAIIAWMEKNPFVLGANLNGGERLVSYPYDKARTPSQEQLRAAAMAAARGEEEDEASDIQETPDHAIFRWLAIAYSSAHLTMTENYRGGCQAQDYTNGVGIVNGAKWNPRAGSMNDFSYLHTNCLELAIYLGCDKFPHQSELPREWENNKEALLTFMEQVHRGIKGVVTDEQGIPIANATISVSGINHGVKTAAGGDYWRILNPGEYRVTARAEDYTPSAKTCNVDYDIGATQCNFILARSNWKRIREILAMNGNRPIPHIDPSRPMTPRERFLQRRRMLHRIKMREQMRLRRLNATASPSPSPTASWSSAYPMAQSTTLEPWSLRPPTAPTWEIETETETYTEVVTELATELEPELEPEEEELATGTAFPFTTAETYTVNFGDF
- the AEBP1 gene encoding adipocyte enhancer-binding protein 1 isoform X2; the encoded protein is MARPSPRGTPFLPLLCCLLGLLTLCPGGKPQSVLTDDEIEEFLQGFLQELDPQRKEEGEGEEKEVEQGFPETTLSPKKGKAGGKKPADTKVEGKEVPPEKAKDKGKKGKKDKGPKPTKRPLENAPKPTKKGKEKPPKATKKPKEKRPKATKKPKEKRPKTTKKTPIEKTPPILLPLEDLERPVAPPPVLELYPDKEIERGGAIFPAWEDEEGMHTDLERREFQPEEETEPPTLDYNDQIEREDYEDFEYVRRQKKPKPPPSRKKTERPRPEPPKEDLKPELPEERPDSFKPPPPLPIPDYGDGYVIPDYDDMDYYLRPPRPRKPDNELETDEEKERLKKPKKEGGGHKEEEPDEKWTEEKGKDRKGKPKKPWETEEEWSPVEREKCPPIGMESHRIEDNQIRASSMLRHGLGAQRGRLNIQAGANEDDYYDGAWCAEDDTQVQWLEVDTRRNTKFTGVITQGRDSTIHDDFVTTFFVGFSNDSQNWVMYTNGYEEMTFHGNVDKDTPVLSEFPEPVVARFIRIYPLTWNGSLCMRLEVLGCPLTAIHSYYTHNEVTTTDNLDFRHHSYKDMRQLMKVVNEECPTITRTYSLGKSSKGLKIYAMEISDNPGEHELGEPEFRYTAGIHGNEVLGRELLLLLMQYMCREYKDGNPRIRSLVHDTRIHLVPSLNPDGYEIAAQMGSEFGNWALGLWTEEGFDISENFPDINTVLWGAEERKWVPHRVPNNNLPIPDRYLGADATIAVEVRAIIAWMEKNPFVLGANLNGGERLVSYPYDKARTPSQEQLRAAAMAAARGEEEDEASDIQETPDHAIFRWLAIAYSSAHLTMTENYRGGCQAQDYTNGVGIVNGAKWNPRAGSMNDFSYLHTNCLELAIYLGCDKFPHQSELPREWENNKEALLTFMEQVHRGIKGVVTDEQGIPIANATISVSGINHGVKTAAGGDYWRILNPGEYRVTARAEDYTPSAKTCNVDYDIGATQCNFILARSNWKRIREILAMNGNRPIPHIDPSRPMTPRERFLQRRRMLHRIKMREQMRLRRLNATASPSPSPTASWSSAYPMAQSTTLEPWSLRPPTAPTWEIETETETYTEVVTELATELEPELEPEEEELATGTAFPFTTAETYTVNFGDF